One genomic window of Manihot esculenta cultivar AM560-2 chromosome 16, M.esculenta_v8, whole genome shotgun sequence includes the following:
- the LOC110603689 gene encoding phosphatidylglycerophosphate phosphatase PTPMT2 → MKIEDLEDLECDLGQNDSVDAKQLVKVDAKRALVGAGARILFYPTLLYNVFRNKIQAEFRWWDEVDQYLLLGAVPFPKDVPRLKQLGVGGVITLNEPYETLVSSSLYHAHGIEHLVIPTRDYLFAPSFVDISRAVDFIHENASCGRTTYVHCKAGRGRSTTIVLCYLVKYKHMTPTTALEYVRARRPRVLLAPSQWKAVQEYSRRRLPPTAQSPSGDAVLITKADLEGYHSACDDETVHKELAVVPKIKGRPMMAMLSCLFASLKVSGVSGPVTSRLPEARAC, encoded by the exons ATGAAGATCGAGGACTTGGAGGATTTAGAATGCGATCTAGGTCAAAACGACAGCGTTGATGCAAAGCAGCTGGTGAAGGTGGACGCGAAGAGGGCGCTGGTGGGAGCCGGTGCTCGGATCCTGTTTTACCCGACCCTTCTGTATAATGTGTTTAGGAACAAAATCCAAGCCGAGTTCCGATGGTGGGACGAAGTTGACCAg TACCTTTTACTGGGTGCGGTTCCATTTCCTAAGGATGTTCCGCGGTTGAAGCAGCTTGGTGTTGGTGGCGTCATTACTCTCAATGAGCCTTATGAAACTTTGGTTTCCTCATCCCTGTATCAT GCCCATGGCATTGAACACCTTGTAATTCCCACGAGAGATTATCTCTTTGCTCCTTCTTTTGTGGATATCAGCCGAGCTGTGGACTTCATTCACG AGAATGCATCCTGTGGTAGAACTACATATGTTCACTGTAAAGCTGGACGAGGAAGGAGTACAACTATCGTGCTTTGTTATTTG GTAAAGTATAAGCACATGACACCAACAACTGCTCTAGAATATGTGCGCGCTAGAAGACCTAGGGTGTTGCTTGCTCCATCACAGTGGAAG GCTGTCCAAGAATACAGCCGGCGCCGACTACCTCCGACTGCGCAGTCTCCCTCCGGGGATGCAGTTCTGATAACCAAAGCAGATCTAGAAGGATATCATAGCGCATGTGATGATGAAACTGTCCATAAGGAACTGGCAGTTGTGCCTAAAATCAAGGGCAGGCCCATGATGGCTATGTTATCTTGTCTCTTTGCTTCCTTGAAAGTTTCTGGTGTATCGGGACCTGTTACAAGTCGGTTGCCTGAGGCACGTGCTTGCTGA